One Maribacter dokdonensis DSW-8 genomic region harbors:
- a CDS encoding DUF4625 domain-containing protein, protein MKTTIMKPNLKFLAIVASVGLFLQSCSSDDDEGAIELNAPVITNFEFGEGHHDEDGDDDHDHDSEEAYAFKGSDIHLAAEIAADATVSSITLSIHSDEVTAGEGEVDWDFEQVFTDAKYLVLNPEFHEHVDVPTNIPSGEYHIELLVTDELGNSTEVDGHLIILDAIAISGFEMEETVARGDDFHIEFMILAAHGIHSITVDIHADGVTPGEGEVAWDFEEEFLEGYHEEMEAEFHEHIDVPATAPAGEYHIIFTVEDEDGNTVAYEAHIDVTA, encoded by the coding sequence ATGAAAACAACTATTATGAAACCAAATTTGAAATTTTTAGCAATCGTTGCGTCTGTCGGACTCTTTTTACAATCATGTAGTAGTGATGATGATGAAGGAGCTATTGAATTAAATGCTCCAGTAATTACCAATTTTGAATTTGGTGAAGGTCATCATGACGAAGATGGGGATGATGATCATGATCATGATTCAGAAGAAGCATACGCTTTTAAAGGTTCAGATATTCATTTAGCAGCAGAAATTGCTGCAGATGCTACCGTAAGTAGTATTACACTTTCTATTCATTCCGATGAAGTAACTGCCGGAGAAGGAGAAGTAGATTGGGATTTTGAACAAGTATTTACAGATGCCAAATACTTGGTGCTTAATCCTGAATTTCATGAGCATGTAGATGTACCAACAAACATTCCTTCTGGCGAATACCATATTGAACTTTTGGTTACCGATGAATTGGGGAACAGCACAGAAGTAGATGGTCACCTTATAATACTAGATGCCATAGCTATTAGTGGTTTTGAAATGGAAGAAACAGTAGCTAGAGGAGATGATTTCCATATTGAATTTATGATTCTAGCTGCGCATGGTATACATAGTATAACCGTAGATATTCATGCAGACGGAGTTACACCTGGAGAAGGAGAAGTAGCATGGGATTTTGAAGAAGAATTTTTAGAAGGTTACCATGAAGAAATGGAAGCGGAATTCCATGAACATATAGATGTACCTGCTACTGCTCCTGCTGGGGAATATCATATCATCTTTACTGTTGAAGATGAAGATGGTAATACCGTAGCATACGAAGCACATATTGATGTAACTGCTTAA
- a CDS encoding DUF4625 domain-containing protein, whose translation MKSTFKYFYILSIIMLTAACTSDDSVEIDEEKPTITVNYTAGFPQGCALLTRGETYNFRAMVTDNSELAAYSIDIHHNFDHHTHDDQVTECDLGEIKSAVNPLIYVENFTIEGALSSYEINIPVTIPNDIDTGDYHCAYSVTDATGWQSRTSIDIKIVE comes from the coding sequence ATGAAATCTACTTTTAAATATTTTTATATTTTATCCATTATAATGCTAACTGCGGCATGTACTAGTGACGACAGCGTTGAAATTGATGAAGAAAAGCCTACAATTACAGTTAACTATACGGCAGGATTTCCTCAAGGTTGCGCGTTACTTACTAGAGGAGAAACCTATAATTTTAGAGCTATGGTAACGGATAATAGTGAACTTGCAGCATACAGCATAGACATACATCATAATTTTGATCACCATACCCATGATGACCAAGTAACAGAATGTGATTTAGGTGAAATTAAATCAGCTGTAAATCCTTTGATCTATGTGGAAAACTTTACTATTGAAGGCGCCTTGTCCAGTTATGAAATCAATATCCCGGTAACTATACCAAATGACATAGATACGGGCGATTACCACTGTGCATATTCGGTTACAGATGCAACCGGTTGGCAAAGCAGAACATCTATAGATATTAAAATTGTGGAGTAA
- a CDS encoding DUF5995 family protein — MQQVLDQLDIIIDDAMVTNSRIGYFAYLYRRVTAEIQKEIILGNFEDNARMEIFDVAFANYYLDAYNGYKKQTSISKSWQFSFGSKDEPLTILQHIMLGINTHINLDLGLAASAVMQGKQISDIENDFNIVNNILGNIINEMQDRLSRVSPLLFLLDIAGKNSDEEIINFSLGKARAFSWYNANLLWGLGVGHQDNAIRQMDLAVLRLGEFIKSPKSTLINYTLKFIGKFEEKNVGAVISKLRKD, encoded by the coding sequence ATACAACAGGTACTTGACCAATTGGACATCATTATTGATGATGCCATGGTCACGAATAGCCGCATTGGTTATTTTGCTTATCTATACAGAAGGGTAACCGCTGAAATTCAAAAGGAGATAATACTAGGCAATTTTGAAGACAATGCCCGAATGGAAATCTTTGATGTAGCCTTCGCCAATTACTATTTAGATGCCTACAATGGTTATAAAAAGCAGACGTCAATCAGTAAATCTTGGCAATTTTCCTTTGGTTCAAAAGATGAACCTTTGACCATTTTACAGCATATCATGTTAGGTATCAATACCCATATTAATCTTGATTTAGGATTAGCCGCAAGCGCTGTAATGCAAGGCAAACAAATTAGCGATATAGAAAATGATTTTAATATCGTAAATAATATTCTTGGTAATATCATCAATGAAATGCAAGACAGATTAAGTAGGGTTTCTCCCTTACTTTTTCTATTGGACATTGCAGGTAAGAATTCCGATGAAGAGATTATCAATTTTAGTCTGGGCAAGGCTAGGGCATTTTCATGGTACAATGCCAATTTGCTTTGGGGCTTGGGCGTTGGTCATCAAGATAACGCTATACGTCAAATGGATTTAGCGGTTTTACGATTAGGGGAATTCATTAAATCCCCGAAATCAACTCTTATCAACTATACCCTTAAGTTTATAGGGAAATTTGAAGAAAAGAACGTGGGTGCAGTAATTTCTAAATTGCGCAAGGATTAA
- a CDS encoding WD40/YVTN/BNR-like repeat-containing protein, which yields MKTIIKTVLLLLCISSIGFSLRAQEKNKNPFSGLKFRNIGPAMTSGRIADIAIHPENENIWYVAVGSGGMWKTMNSGTTWTPIFEKQDAYSMGCVTIDPSNPHTIWVGTGENVGGRHAGFGDGIYVSHDDGKTWKNMGLENSEHLSKIIVHPTDSDTIWVASQGPLWSKGGDRGVYKTIDGGKTWKRTLGDAEWVGATDMLIDPTNPDVLYAATWQRHRTVAGYLGGGPGSGLHKSTDGGETWKPLKNGIPKSNLGKTGLAMSPFNPEVIYAALELDRTKGGFYMSNNGGESWVKQSDAVSGGTGPHYYQEIIASPHEEGTVYFMNNSALVTKDHGKTFTQMSRSNQHSDSHALVFKKSDPNYLLIGTDGGLYESFDNTQSWKYVRNLPITQYFKIAVDDAKPFYNVYGGTQDNGSHGGPSRTRSSDGIASADWWKTLGADGAQTATEPGNPDITYGEFQQGALWRIDSKTLESVFIQPQAREGDPFERFNWDAPILVSPHNPTRLYFASQRVWKSENRGDAWEPISEDLTLNQERMEFPYYGTSQSWDNAWDIKAMSNYNTITSLAESPKQEGLIYAGTDDGLIQVTEDGGATWRKFSLNNIKGVPETPFVNDVRADLFDANVVYAALDNHKYGDYKPYIIISSDKGKSWTLINGNLPNKLLIWRLVQDHVKKDILFAATEFGVYVTLNGGGKWTKLEDGMPNIPIRDITIQRRENDLVAGSFARGIYILDDISPLREYDASASAKLFPVKTVPWYKPSSRVGSQGDAEWIGENPPFGATFTYFMSNKLKSKKDIRKAAEKKGTGKFPGWDALEEEKLQDGPSIVLVIKDASGNVINSVKGTNKEGFNRVSWNLSYPNKNGERLEAPRGRRGRRGGGIIVTPGEYSVTLMKREDGVNTVLQGPELFNVTPVFESALPRKSNEEISNFREAAFAFQQDLTATNIALSTSQKTVNAMLRALNKAPNPSEDLYKKLYDTKNNLLAIDKELNGDEIKEEIGERSNPTASDGSSIGWRALGTTYGPTGEHKAFLSRVQSQLKKVKTKLQPIIETELPALEGELKKSGAPWIEGQGLIKN from the coding sequence ATGAAAACTATTATTAAAACTGTACTACTATTGCTATGCATTAGTAGTATCGGGTTCTCTTTGCGTGCACAAGAAAAAAACAAAAATCCCTTTAGTGGACTAAAATTTAGAAATATTGGTCCTGCAATGACCTCTGGTCGTATTGCCGATATTGCTATTCATCCTGAAAATGAAAATATCTGGTACGTAGCCGTTGGTTCTGGCGGCATGTGGAAAACAATGAATTCTGGAACTACCTGGACACCTATTTTTGAAAAACAAGATGCCTATTCAATGGGTTGTGTAACCATAGACCCTAGTAATCCACACACTATTTGGGTAGGAACAGGTGAAAACGTAGGTGGTCGCCATGCCGGTTTTGGTGATGGGATCTATGTTAGTCATGATGATGGTAAAACATGGAAGAATATGGGTCTAGAAAATTCTGAACACCTTTCCAAAATTATTGTACATCCTACCGATTCCGACACCATTTGGGTAGCTTCACAGGGTCCTTTATGGAGTAAAGGTGGCGATCGTGGTGTCTATAAAACTATAGATGGTGGTAAAACTTGGAAACGTACCTTGGGTGATGCTGAATGGGTAGGAGCAACAGATATGCTAATAGATCCAACCAATCCTGATGTTCTATATGCGGCTACATGGCAAAGACACAGAACTGTTGCCGGCTATTTAGGCGGCGGTCCTGGTTCTGGACTTCACAAAAGTACGGATGGTGGTGAAACTTGGAAGCCTTTAAAAAATGGTATCCCAAAATCTAATCTTGGTAAAACGGGCTTGGCCATGTCCCCATTTAACCCAGAAGTTATCTATGCCGCGCTTGAGCTTGACAGAACCAAAGGTGGTTTCTATATGTCCAACAATGGTGGAGAATCTTGGGTTAAACAATCTGATGCCGTTTCTGGTGGTACGGGTCCACATTACTATCAAGAAATTATTGCTTCGCCACATGAAGAAGGTACGGTTTACTTTATGAACAATAGTGCATTGGTAACTAAAGACCACGGGAAGACCTTTACACAAATGAGCAGGTCTAACCAACATAGTGACAGTCATGCACTGGTATTTAAAAAATCGGACCCAAATTATTTATTAATCGGTACTGATGGTGGCTTATATGAAAGTTTTGATAATACCCAAAGCTGGAAATATGTAAGAAACCTGCCTATAACCCAATATTTTAAAATTGCCGTTGACGATGCTAAACCATTTTATAATGTGTATGGCGGCACGCAAGATAATGGTTCACATGGTGGACCTTCACGTACCAGAAGTTCCGATGGTATAGCTAGTGCAGATTGGTGGAAAACCCTAGGTGCGGATGGTGCACAAACGGCTACAGAACCTGGTAATCCTGATATTACATATGGTGAATTTCAGCAGGGGGCGTTATGGAGAATTGATAGTAAAACTTTAGAAAGTGTTTTTATACAACCTCAAGCCAGGGAAGGTGACCCGTTTGAACGTTTCAACTGGGATGCTCCAATTCTTGTGAGTCCACATAACCCAACTCGCTTATATTTTGCATCGCAACGTGTATGGAAATCAGAAAACAGGGGAGATGCTTGGGAACCTATTTCAGAAGACCTTACATTGAACCAAGAACGGATGGAGTTCCCTTATTATGGAACATCGCAAAGCTGGGACAATGCTTGGGATATTAAAGCGATGTCTAATTACAATACCATAACCTCACTAGCTGAATCTCCAAAACAGGAAGGTTTAATTTATGCCGGTACGGATGACGGACTTATTCAAGTTACTGAAGATGGTGGAGCAACGTGGAGAAAATTTAGCCTAAATAACATTAAAGGTGTTCCTGAAACTCCCTTTGTAAATGATGTTAGAGCTGATCTTTTTGACGCAAATGTGGTATATGCTGCATTGGACAATCATAAATACGGAGATTACAAACCATATATTATTATAAGTAGTGACAAAGGAAAATCTTGGACTTTAATCAATGGTAACCTACCGAATAAATTACTGATTTGGAGACTGGTACAGGACCATGTTAAAAAAGATATACTTTTCGCTGCCACTGAATTCGGTGTATACGTCACCTTAAATGGTGGTGGTAAATGGACTAAGCTTGAAGATGGTATGCCTAATATTCCTATCCGAGATATTACCATACAACGTCGAGAAAATGATTTGGTTGCAGGATCGTTCGCAAGAGGTATCTATATTTTAGATGATATCTCACCATTGCGTGAGTATGATGCTAGTGCTTCGGCTAAACTTTTCCCAGTTAAAACCGTGCCATGGTATAAACCATCTAGTAGGGTAGGTAGCCAAGGTGATGCTGAATGGATAGGTGAAAACCCACCTTTTGGCGCAACATTTACTTATTTCATGTCTAATAAACTAAAATCAAAAAAAGACATTCGTAAAGCTGCGGAGAAAAAAGGTACAGGCAAATTTCCTGGATGGGATGCGCTGGAAGAAGAGAAATTACAAGATGGACCATCAATCGTATTGGTAATCAAAGACGCTAGCGGAAATGTGATAAACAGCGTAAAAGGTACCAACAAAGAAGGCTTTAATCGCGTAAGCTGGAATTTGAGCTATCCAAATAAAAATGGAGAACGTTTAGAAGCCCCAAGAGGAAGACGTGGTCGCCGTGGAGGTGGCATTATAGTTACACCGGGCGAATATTCAGTAACATTAATGAAGCGTGAAGATGGAGTGAATACTGTTTTACAAGGTCCGGAATTATTTAATGTAACACCTGTATTTGAAAGTGCTTTACCTAGAAAGTCAAATGAAGAAATCAGTAATTTTAGAGAAGCTGCTTTTGCTTTTCAACAAGATTTAACAGCTACAAATATTGCCTTGTCCACAAGTCAAAAAACCGTTAATGCCATGTTACGTGCCTTGAACAAAGCACCTAATCCTTCTGAAGATTTGTATAAAAAATTATACGATACTAAAAACAACTTATTGGCTATCGATAAGGAGTTAAACGGTGATGAGATAAAAGAAGAAATAGGTGAACGTTCTAACCCTACAGCCAGTGATGGTAGTTCAATAGGGTGGAGAGCCTTAGGAACTACCTACGGACCAACAGGTGAACATAAAGCCTTTTTAAGTCGTGTACAAAGTCAGCTTAAGAAAGTAAAGACCAAGCTTCAGCCGATAATAGAAACCGAACTACCAGCACTTGAAGGTGAATTGAAAAAATCTGGAGCTCCTTGGATTGAAGGTCAAGGACTTATCAAAAATTAA
- a CDS encoding Lacal_2735 family protein, which yields MFGIFKKKSEKEKLQSQYEKLLSEAHKLSTTNRKMSDQKAFEADEIMKKIEMLS from the coding sequence ATGTTCGGAATATTTAAAAAAAAGTCGGAAAAAGAAAAGTTACAATCTCAATATGAAAAATTGTTGAGTGAAGCTCATAAACTTTCTACCACCAATAGAAAAATGAGCGATCAAAAAGCTTTTGAAGCCGATGAAATAATGAAAAAAATTGAAATGCTTTCTTAA
- a CDS encoding NAD(P)/FAD-dependent oxidoreductase, producing MDKQDYKIHIIGAGVSGLIAATVLEQNGFSPIIIEATDRVGGRVKTDKINGYQLDQGFQVLLTAYPAAQKYLDYKSLELQHFLPGASIFKNKKQEVIGDPLRDTSLLFSTLFSSIGSFSDKLKILKLNTRLKNKTIDEIFSDKEQSTLSYLKALDFSESMINDFFKPFFSGIFLEDQLETSSRMFEFVYKMFGEGSAALPKGGIVEIPKQLLQKLENTTVTYDSAVSSVVDGKIILRNGQEIVSDFIIVATEASSLIQNLKNQTIDWQRCDTLYFETEDRAIQKPLIGLIPDQNTLINNIVYHTGLKTSVNGGKELLSVTVVNNQGLSGNTLVDQVQKELKEFCGITTGSFIKHYSIPKSLPKLSDLQYEISPSETRLTETIYLAGDVQLNGSLNAAMIAGEKAALGVIENLQGLFK from the coding sequence ATGGATAAGCAGGATTATAAAATACATATTATAGGTGCCGGAGTTAGTGGATTGATAGCTGCGACTGTTTTAGAACAAAACGGATTTTCTCCTATAATTATTGAAGCTACGGATAGAGTTGGAGGTAGGGTAAAGACAGATAAGATAAATGGTTATCAATTAGATCAAGGTTTTCAAGTATTGTTAACTGCATATCCAGCTGCTCAAAAATATCTAGATTATAAATCTTTGGAGCTACAACACTTTTTACCTGGCGCGTCAATTTTCAAGAATAAAAAACAAGAGGTAATAGGTGATCCGCTAAGGGATACATCGCTGCTGTTTTCAACTCTTTTTTCTAGTATTGGTTCATTTTCAGACAAATTAAAAATTTTAAAATTAAACACTAGACTTAAGAATAAAACTATTGATGAGATTTTCTCAGACAAAGAACAATCTACTCTTTCTTATTTAAAAGCACTAGATTTCTCTGAAAGTATGATCAATGATTTTTTCAAACCATTCTTCAGCGGAATATTTTTAGAAGACCAACTAGAAACCTCTAGCAGAATGTTTGAGTTTGTTTATAAAATGTTTGGTGAAGGCAGTGCTGCATTACCTAAAGGTGGCATTGTAGAAATTCCTAAACAATTATTACAGAAATTAGAAAATACTACAGTTACGTATGACTCAGCCGTATCCTCAGTCGTAGATGGTAAAATTATTCTTAGAAATGGACAAGAAATAGTAAGTGATTTTATTATCGTTGCAACTGAAGCTAGTAGCTTAATTCAAAACTTAAAGAATCAGACAATTGATTGGCAGCGTTGTGATACTTTATATTTTGAAACGGAAGACAGGGCAATTCAAAAACCGTTGATCGGATTAATTCCTGATCAAAACACATTGATCAACAATATTGTTTACCATACCGGTCTCAAAACATCCGTAAATGGCGGTAAAGAATTACTCTCGGTTACCGTGGTGAATAATCAGGGCTTATCCGGGAATACTCTTGTTGACCAAGTACAAAAGGAGCTAAAAGAATTTTGTGGTATTACCACTGGCTCATTTATAAAACACTACAGCATTCCTAAGTCACTACCAAAACTAAGTGATTTGCAATATGAAATATCACCTTCTGAAACTCGCTTGACGGAAACTATATATTTGGCAGGTGACGTACAATTAAACGGTTCATTAAATGCCGCAATGATTGCCGGTGAAAAAGCGGCGCTTGGTGTTATAGAAAATTTGCAGGGTTTATTTAAATAA
- a CDS encoding helix-turn-helix domain-containing protein, protein MKNILEIKTIADYFKLRNYEVLHPLVGIVDFVRVDESGYTNKSYDGFHYSCYAIFLKDAVGCKLKYGGSSYDYDEGTLVFMAPNQTIEFGGYEPGYVPKGYALLFHPDLLLGTDLAKKIHEFNFFAYSSNEALHLSAKERKVILSLLDKIQFELEQPIDKHSKNLIVTNIELFLDYCLRFYDRQFITREVVNKGTLEKFDNLLSSYFSSDKPKTNGLPSVGYFADELHLSSNYFGDLVKKETGKSAQEYIQSKLIDVAKEKVFDSNKSVSEIAYELGFKYPQHFSRLFKQKVGHSPKEFRASLN, encoded by the coding sequence GTGAAAAATATATTGGAAATCAAAACCATTGCAGATTACTTTAAACTAAGAAATTACGAGGTACTTCACCCGTTGGTGGGTATTGTAGACTTTGTTAGGGTAGATGAAAGCGGATATACCAATAAATCCTATGATGGATTTCATTATAGCTGTTATGCTATTTTTTTGAAAGATGCCGTAGGCTGTAAATTAAAATACGGCGGTAGTTCATACGATTATGATGAGGGTACCTTGGTTTTTATGGCGCCCAACCAAACTATAGAATTTGGGGGGTATGAACCGGGTTATGTGCCAAAAGGTTATGCCTTGTTATTTCACCCGGACCTTTTATTGGGTACGGACTTGGCTAAAAAAATACATGAATTTAATTTCTTTGCCTACTCCAGTAATGAAGCCTTGCATCTGTCGGCAAAAGAGCGAAAAGTAATTTTGAGTTTATTGGATAAAATCCAATTTGAACTAGAACAGCCTATAGATAAGCATAGCAAGAATCTGATCGTTACCAATATTGAATTGTTTTTAGATTACTGCCTTCGTTTTTATGATCGTCAATTCATTACACGAGAAGTGGTGAACAAAGGAACCTTAGAAAAGTTTGACAACCTTCTAAGTAGCTATTTTTCTTCGGATAAGCCAAAAACCAATGGATTGCCGTCCGTAGGTTATTTTGCAGATGAACTACATTTATCTTCCAATTATTTTGGTGATCTGGTTAAAAAGGAAACCGGTAAATCTGCACAAGAATATATTCAATCAAAACTGATCGATGTGGCAAAAGAGAAAGTGTTCGATTCAAATAAATCGGTCAGTGAAATTGCTTATGAACTAGGATTTAAATATCCGCAACACTTTAGTCGGTTATTCAAGCAAAAGGTGGGACATTCACCAAAGGAATTCAGGGCCTCTCTGAATTAA